The nucleotide sequence TATCTTGCTTTCCGAAAAAAAAGAATGGATAATTTGGGTCTTATTTACCTTGCGGGGGCATTGGTTTCTCTTTATGTAACGGTAGTGGACAGGTTTACATACGATATTCAGCCCGTCCTTATATTAAGTATGGCCTTTTTAGGATTTTGGCTTTTCCGCAAAAAAGAAGAATTAAAAGTTTTTGTTTTGCTTCACCTTCTTTTTGCCGTAGCTTATATAATGGCGATAATTTCACTTGGACGGGATTTCGAAAGTTTTACGCCGCTCTTCTTTTTCCTTCAAGGAGCTTTTTATCTTGTTCCGATGGGCTTATCGGTTTTTGTACAAAAAGAAAAATTTAAAAAGGCTTATCAAGGGTTTGTTTTTCAAGCCTATATTTTTATATTTTTGATTTTAAGTTTGTATAAACTCGATATAAAGAGGACGGAAATTTTTGCTCAAGGCCTTGTGCTCGTCCTCATAGTTGTTTATAACCTTATGCATCATAAACTTAAAAAAGAATGGTTCTATGAGCGGGCTGTAGATGCGGGAATTTTTATTTTATTTTTATTTTCGCTTGCAGACACTTTAAATTGTTTTTTTAAATGGAACCGCTCTTATGTATATCTTTTTCTTGGAATTGAAGCGGCTCTAAGTTTTGCAGTTTACGGCCTTTCTCTAATAAAAGAAAAAACTGAAAATGCCCGATTTTTTTACAGACTTTGCTTTTTTATTTTAATGTTGAAAATTATGCTCTTCGATTTTTCTATTGCAGCAGATCAATTTAGATACGGAATTTTACTTTCGGGTCTTTTTATTTTAGCCTTGGATAAATTTTATAAAAATAAGATTAATAAAGATAAGGTAAGTTTAAATGTCGGCCGGATATTTTTGATTACCGTTGCATTTCTTTATTATGGGTTTATTTACAGCCATATGCCGCACCGTGATGCAATCCTCATTAAAATTTTGAATATCGATGTTCTTTCGGTTGTAATAAATATTTTAAATGCCATTATATTGATTGCTTTTTTTAGGATACTAAAACTGCCTCAAATTCTTTACTTTGCAGTTATCAGTCTTATCTTTGTTTTTTTGAGTTTTGTGGATATTTATCTCCCAGTAAAAAACGGCGGTATTTTAACCCTTCTTTGGGCTTTTTATTCTATAGCTTCCTTTGTTTATTATTTGCGGAAGGGAAGGGCTAGGATGGTTTATATTTCGCTTGGGCTGATAATCTTTGTTGCGGCAAAGCTGATTATTCTTGACTTAAATACTTTGAATATTTTATCGAAGGTTATCACTTCCTTGGTTTTTGGCGTCGCCCTTCTTTTGCTGAGTTATGCAATTCAACCCATGTTAAAAAAGTTTGGGAAAACTGAAATTGAAAAAACCGAAAAAAGTTAGAGAGCCTTAAAAAAAACTTTTTTTAAGGCTCTCTTGATCGGTTTAGATTATATGACCGGTTTGCTTAAAGATAAAGGCGTAGATATCCGCCGTTTCTTCTATTATCTTTGCAGTGGGTTTGCCGGCTCCGTGGCCCGCTTTTTCGGTTATACGGATGAGGATAGGGTTTTCTCCCTTGTAAGTGTCATGCAGAGCTTGGGCATACTTAAAGGAGTGTGCAGGAACAACCCTGTCGTCATGGTCGCCTGTACATACCATAATGGAAGGATAATTGATGCCTGCTTTTACGTTATGGAGGGGAGAGTAAGCATAAAGATATTCAAACATCTCCTTACTGTCCTCGCTGCTTCCGTATTCATCGACCCAAGCCCAGCCTATGGTAAAATGCTGGTAGCGGAGCATGTCCAAGACTCCAACCTGAGGGATTGCAACGGCAAAAAGATCGGGGCGTTGGTTTGTTACGGCTCCTATTAAAAGGCCTCCGTTTGAGCCTCCTTGAATTGCAAGTTTTTTGGTTGAAGTATATTTGTGTTCTATCAAATATTCGCCGGCTGCAATAAAATCGTCGAAGACGTTTTGTTTTTTCATCTTTTTTCCGGCTGAGTGCCATGCTTCTCCGTATTCAAGGCCGCCGCGTAAATTTACGCAGGCAAAGATGCCTCCTTTTTCCAAAAAGGCCATTCTGGCTGCAGAGAAGGCGGGCGGAAGAGAAATAGCAAAGCCTCCGTACCCATACAGAATCGTCGGGTTATTTCCGTCGAGTTTAATATCTTTTTTTGAAACAATGTGCATAGGAATCTTTGTTCCGTCCTTGCTCTTAAAAAAGACCTGTTCGCATTTAAAGTCTTCAGTGTTGATTGGAATGGCAGGAACAAAAAAGTCTGTTAAACTGTTTGTTTTTATATCATAGCGTATGATTTTGTTGGGAGTTGTATAAGAGGTAAAATTGAAAAATAAAGAGTCTTCATTTTTTCGTGTTCCTGAAAAAGAAATACTTCCATTTGCAGGCAGATTTATTTTTGTGCCGTTTTTTCCATCAAGGCCGCAGATAAAGGCCTCATCCTGAACATCCCTCAAGTAAACCGTAAGAAGTTTTCCTCCGCAAAGGGCCGCGCTTGATAAAAGGCAGTCTTTTTGGGGAATCACTTCATCGATGGACTCTTCACTGATATTGTGTAAAGAGGTCTTTACAACTCGGTAAAATGGAGCTTGTTTATTGGTTAATAAATATAAAAAGCCGCTTTCCGTTTCAAGGGGCCAGACACTGTCATTAAAATGAGTGTTGTATTGTTTAAAGCAGCCTGAACATTTAGGAAGGCCTTCGCTTAGATCCGCAACAAAGAGCATATTGCCCTCGCTTCCGACTTCAAAAGCTGTAAGAAGAAGGGTTTTCTCGTCTTCAGTTGTACTTGCGGAAAAAGAGCGCAGGGGATGATCCTTGTCCTCAAAAATGAGAAGGTCATCGCTTTCTTTTGTTCCAAGTTTATGATACTTGAGCTTTTGAAACTCATTTTTTTCGGTTAAAGATTTTCCTTTATCGGGAGCATCGTATGAGCTGTAAAAAAAGCCGTCCTTATACCATGCAATATTTGAAAATTTTACCCAGTGGATGTGTTCTCCCGTATCGGCTTTTTTTTCGGCATCAAAGACAAAGATTTCTTCCCAGTCGGAGCCGCTTCCCGATACGGAGTAGGCCATGTATCTTCCATCCTTGGAAAAGGCAAGATTTTTTAAGGCCGTAGTTCCGTCCGAGCTTAGCTTGTTCGGATCAAAAAAGACTTCAGGAGAGCTTTCTGCCTTTATGTTTCCGCTTTGGCGGTACATAATGCTTTGATTTTGTAAGCCTTCCGTTCTAAAAAAATAATAGAAATTTCCTGCCTTAAAAAGACCTGAGCGTTTTTCATAATCCCAAATTTCTTCAAGCCGTTTTTTTAGCTCTCCTCTGAACGAGATTTTGGATAAAAATTCTTCGGTTTTTTTATTCTCGTCTTTAACCCAAGCTATGACTTCGGGTGCATTATCGTCTTCAAGCCATCTGTACGGGTCAGGCACGATGGTTCCAAAATAATTGTCGGAAACATCCGATTTTTTATATTGCATAATCTTCTCCTATAAAAACTTTAAAATCTTGATAAATAATAGAAGAAAGTATGTTTTTTTTCAAGTAGTTTAAAAAAATACTAAAAATACTAAAAAAAATGCACTTTTCCGATATAAACCGCTTGACATTCTAAATTTTTATGATAAAATGGGTTTAAGTGGGAGAAAGTAGTAAAAAGTGGGTAATTTTGCAATGACCGGAGAATATAAGAATACTCTTGATGAAAAAGGAAGAATTATGTTTCCGGCTAGGATTCGTGCAGAATTACCCGACTCAAATTTGGTTATTACAAGAGGTGTAGGTAACTGTCTTTGGATTTTTACTGCGGATAAATGGAAAAAGTTTTCTGATGAGATCATGAAGAAAACTTCCCTATTTAAAGCTCAATCCTTGTTGGTTATGAGACGCTTAATTGCTCCGGCACAAGAAATTGAGGTTGATAAAAACGGCCGTATATCTATTCCCCAGAGCCTCCGCGAGTGTGCAGGGCTCGAAAAAGACTGCATTATTTTAGGTCTCGGTAAACACTTTGAATTGTGGGACCTAAAGCAATATGAAAAATATTTAAAGGAGAGTGAGCCGGATTTTTCTGAAGCTGCCGAAGCTTTGGGTGATATAGGTTTTTAGGTCTTATGCAGCCAGTTCATACATCGGTCTTGCTTGAGGAATGTCTCGAATTCTTAAAACCCGATGCTTCCGATAATATTTTTGTAGACGGAACATTGGGAGAAGGCGGACATACTGAAGCTTTTTTAAAAAGATATCCTCAACTGAATGCGATAGGCGTTGATGCCGATGTTTCTATTCAAGAACGGGCAAAAGAAAGGTTAAAGCCCTTCGGTGAACGCATCCGGTTTCACTTAGGCTGGTCCGATGAGTTTTTTAAAAATTACCCGAAAGACTCTGCTCCTCCAAATTTAATTCTTTTGGATTTGGGAATATCCATGTTTCACTATGTAAAATCGGGTAGGGGATTTTCTTTTTCTTCTGACGAACCATTGGATATGAGACTGAATCCTGAGCTTAGGTTGAGTGCTGCCGATATTGTCAATTCTTATAACGAAAAAGATTTGGCGGATTTAATTTTTAATTATGGTGAGGAGCGTTACTCAAGAAAGATAGCGTCCCGTATAGTTGAGCAAAGGGCCGCGGCCGCTTTTAGTACTGCAAAAGAATTGGCTGATTGTATTTACAAGGCTGTCCCTCAAAATTACAGGCATGGAAAAATTCATCCTGCAACAAAAACTTTCCAAGCTCTTAGAATTGCAGTGAACGGAGAGCTTGATAGACTGCCCCGTCTTTTGGAAGCGGCTTTTTCGGTTTTGGCTCCTAACGGACGGCTTGGGCTTATTACTTTTCATTCTCTTGAGGATAGAATTGTAAAGTTCTATTTTAAAGAATTAGGGAAAAGCTGTACCTGTCCCGAAAATATGCCGATATGTAAGTGCGGGGGCAGGCCTAGGGCTGAGGTTTTAACAAAAAAAGCCGTTAAGGCTTCGGATGAGGAAATAAGGCTTAATCCTCCGTCGAGGAGTGCACGCCTTAGGGTTGTGCGTAAAATTGATTATCGGGAGAGTTAAAATGAAAAAAATACTTGCAGTGCTTTTCACATTGTTTATTCCTCTTTTTTTGTTTGCGGTGGTTTTGCAGTCTTCGCGTTATACAAGTGTTGAAAGAGATTTGGCTGATTATAATAAGGAACAGTCTAAAATTATTGAGGAAAATAAAAAGAAAATTTCCGGTATTTCTATTTTATCGAAGCCCGAGCGTATCGAAAGAATTGCCGTTGAAGAATTAAAAATGAGAAAAGCTTTGTCGGCCGAGATTTTGAGGGTTTCAATTTCAAAGGAGAATAAGGATGGTTAGAGAAAAGTTAAGCAACAATTTAGACTATTCTCTTATGACTCTTGATGAATTGCTTACAAGTACCGATGGAAGGCTTGTTTATAAATCCGATACATCGAGGTTTTTTTCGTCAGTCGCCATAGACAGCCGTAATGTAAAAAATAATTCTCTTTTTATTCCTTTGCGCGGTGAAAAGCAGGATGGACATATTTATATAGAGCCTGCCTTAAAGAATGGAACTAAATTTTTTGTTGTTGACTTTGATCATCTTGATGAAAATGAAACTACATTGTTGTCCTTGTGCAAAAAGTACGATGCTTCATGTGTTGCCGTAAAAAATAATTTAAAGGCTTTGCAGGATGCTGCAAGATATTATTTGTCGAAATTTCCCAATCTTTATAAGATAGGTATTACGGGATCGAGCGGTAAAACAACTACAAAAGAAATTTTGACTTCGATATATTCTAAAAAATATAATACCGTATCGACAAAGGGTAATTTAAATTCCGAAACGGGTTTACCTCTTTCCGTTTTTGAAGTAAGGCCCGAACATGAAGCCGGAATATTTGAGCTTGGCATGAACCGTAAGGGGGAGATAGCCGAAATAGCAAGCGTTCTTTTACCAAACGCCGCTATAATTACAAACATAGGAACTGCCCATATCGGTATTCTCGGCACAAAGCAGGCAATAGCTGAGGAAAAAAAAGAAATTTTTTCATTTTTTAAAAATGATTCTTTAGGCTTTATTCCTGAATGTGAATTTACGGATTTCTTAAAAGATATTCCTCATGGTTCTGTTTTTACGGTTTCAGATAATGATTCTTCATTGGTACAAAAGGTTGAAGATGCCGGTGTATTAGGTTCTAAAATTTTTTATAAAGGAGAAGAAATTTTATTCCCATTACCCGGAGTATATAATGTAAAAAATGCTCTTTTATGTATAGCCTTGGCGGAAAAAAAAGGTTTTTCGGCTAAGGAAATTAAATCGGGTTTAGAAGCCGTGCGGCCTCTGTTTGGTAGATCGCAGGTTTTGTACGGCTTTGTAACCTATTTTTTGGATTGCTATAATGCAAATCCCGACTCGATGAAAAGTGCAATAGAGTTTTGTGATTCTATAAATACCGAATGTGCAAAACATTATGTTTTGGCATCTATGCTTGAGCTGGGGGCTGAATCCGACTATGAGCATAAAAAAATAATTGAAGATGCATTAAAATCAAATGCCGATAATTTATACTTTTTTGGAGATGATATTTGTTCCGCTTTTGAAGGTTTGAACGTTTCTTCTTCAAAGAAAATATATAAGTTTAAAACAAATCAATTCGATGCATTAAAAGAACAGCTTAAAGAAAATTTGTCTAAAGATGATTTTGTTTTATTAAAAGGTTCAAGATCAATGGAACTTGAAAGATTGGAATCCGTTTTAAAAGAAGGGGAGATTTAAATGGTGAAACATATTATTGCAAAGAAAAATATTCACTCTGAAAAGTATGACTTTGTTTTTGCAATGTCGGTTCTTCTCCTTTTCGGCGTCGGCTTTGCGACCCTGTATTCCGGTTCTATTCATTACGCTCAACGTTTTTTTGACAATCACCTTTATTTTGTCGGTAAGCAAATAAAACATTTTATTGCAGGTATCATTGCAAT is from Treponema denticola and encodes:
- the mraZ gene encoding division/cell wall cluster transcriptional repressor MraZ; protein product: MTGEYKNTLDEKGRIMFPARIRAELPDSNLVITRGVGNCLWIFTADKWKKFSDEIMKKTSLFKAQSLLVMRRLIAPAQEIEVDKNGRISIPQSLRECAGLEKDCIILGLGKHFELWDLKQYEKYLKESEPDFSEAAEALGDIGF
- a CDS encoding UDP-N-acetylmuramoyl-tripeptide--D-alanyl-D-alanine ligase, translated to MVREKLSNNLDYSLMTLDELLTSTDGRLVYKSDTSRFFSSVAIDSRNVKNNSLFIPLRGEKQDGHIYIEPALKNGTKFFVVDFDHLDENETTLLSLCKKYDASCVAVKNNLKALQDAARYYLSKFPNLYKIGITGSSGKTTTKEILTSIYSKKYNTVSTKGNLNSETGLPLSVFEVRPEHEAGIFELGMNRKGEIAEIASVLLPNAAIITNIGTAHIGILGTKQAIAEEKKEIFSFFKNDSLGFIPECEFTDFLKDIPHGSVFTVSDNDSSLVQKVEDAGVLGSKIFYKGEEILFPLPGVYNVKNALLCIALAEKKGFSAKEIKSGLEAVRPLFGRSQVLYGFVTYFLDCYNANPDSMKSAIEFCDSINTECAKHYVLASMLELGAESDYEHKKIIEDALKSNADNLYFFGDDICSAFEGLNVSSSKKIYKFKTNQFDALKEQLKENLSKDDFVLLKGSRSMELERLESVLKEGEI
- a CDS encoding DUF2339 domain-containing protein, encoding MVLVLVIVIALILYILIFPIKNAFKIKKQEEEIIRLKSKLSDLEFKFQVNSSVFSQTETPSTVTEEAEALNTETEAQVWIKAGEGSRNEDNTNNSFVKESVNDEVKEDLKQEGIKEKHAAFSPYFKKLFSIESIISKLGIILLLIGVGFIFKLSYDKGYITQEVALIIGGLIGAALCFFGFRSSAKSRLVLSQVLFGGGIAVFYITAYAAYLRYGILGGFSAFIFLSLITAFSYTLSIMTTSSSISIIGLLGSLIIPFAVDLGFLGLTGFGLYVFAVSALSSAVYFFKRWRLLQFISLIAFLGILTRLLLTTALNVDDAVLFFGLVLLLMTVHTIPDLYFYLKDDEKKRDKILSPAFAVLNLGFSLFLTYKLSVYKFAPQSSTYLIFSFFYIVLAYLAFRKKRMDNLGLIYLAGALVSLYVTVVDRFTYDIQPVLILSMAFLGFWLFRKKEELKVFVLLHLLFAVAYIMAIISLGRDFESFTPLFFFLQGAFYLVPMGLSVFVQKEKFKKAYQGFVFQAYIFIFLILSLYKLDIKRTEIFAQGLVLVLIVVYNLMHHKLKKEWFYERAVDAGIFILFLFSLADTLNCFFKWNRSYVYLFLGIEAALSFAVYGLSLIKEKTENARFFYRLCFFILMLKIMLFDFSIAADQFRYGILLSGLFILALDKFYKNKINKDKVSLNVGRIFLITVAFLYYGFIYSHMPHRDAILIKILNIDVLSVVINILNAIILIAFFRILKLPQILYFAVISLIFVFLSFVDIYLPVKNGGILTLLWAFYSIASFVYYLRKGRARMVYISLGLIIFVAAKLIILDLNTLNILSKVITSLVFGVALLLLSYAIQPMLKKFGKTEIEKTEKS
- a CDS encoding prolyl oligopeptidase family serine peptidase; translation: MQYKKSDVSDNYFGTIVPDPYRWLEDDNAPEVIAWVKDENKKTEEFLSKISFRGELKKRLEEIWDYEKRSGLFKAGNFYYFFRTEGLQNQSIMYRQSGNIKAESSPEVFFDPNKLSSDGTTALKNLAFSKDGRYMAYSVSGSGSDWEEIFVFDAEKKADTGEHIHWVKFSNIAWYKDGFFYSSYDAPDKGKSLTEKNEFQKLKYHKLGTKESDDLLIFEDKDHPLRSFSASTTEDEKTLLLTAFEVGSEGNMLFVADLSEGLPKCSGCFKQYNTHFNDSVWPLETESGFLYLLTNKQAPFYRVVKTSLHNISEESIDEVIPQKDCLLSSAALCGGKLLTVYLRDVQDEAFICGLDGKNGTKINLPANGSISFSGTRKNEDSLFFNFTSYTTPNKIIRYDIKTNSLTDFFVPAIPINTEDFKCEQVFFKSKDGTKIPMHIVSKKDIKLDGNNPTILYGYGGFAISLPPAFSAARMAFLEKGGIFACVNLRGGLEYGEAWHSAGKKMKKQNVFDDFIAAGEYLIEHKYTSTKKLAIQGGSNGGLLIGAVTNQRPDLFAVAIPQVGVLDMLRYQHFTIGWAWVDEYGSSEDSKEMFEYLYAYSPLHNVKAGINYPSIMVCTGDHDDRVVPAHSFKYAQALHDTYKGENPILIRITEKAGHGAGKPTAKIIEETADIYAFIFKQTGHII
- the rsmH gene encoding 16S rRNA (cytosine(1402)-N(4))-methyltransferase RsmH produces the protein MQPVHTSVLLEECLEFLKPDASDNIFVDGTLGEGGHTEAFLKRYPQLNAIGVDADVSIQERAKERLKPFGERIRFHLGWSDEFFKNYPKDSAPPNLILLDLGISMFHYVKSGRGFSFSSDEPLDMRLNPELRLSAADIVNSYNEKDLADLIFNYGEERYSRKIASRIVEQRAAAAFSTAKELADCIYKAVPQNYRHGKIHPATKTFQALRIAVNGELDRLPRLLEAAFSVLAPNGRLGLITFHSLEDRIVKFYFKELGKSCTCPENMPICKCGGRPRAEVLTKKAVKASDEEIRLNPPSRSARLRVVRKIDYRES
- a CDS encoding cell division protein FtsL, which codes for MKKILAVLFTLFIPLFLFAVVLQSSRYTSVERDLADYNKEQSKIIEENKKKISGISILSKPERIERIAVEELKMRKALSAEILRVSISKENKDG